Proteins from one Romboutsia sp. CE17 genomic window:
- a CDS encoding MerR family transcriptional regulator, whose translation MYTVKEIAKCLNMTEHTIRYYTDMGLVPTLKRDKNGNRIFDEQSKNWLIGIKNLRGSGMSIKAIKDYVDLCLQGDSTVEERYKIIIEQKKKLEKKLKEMNERYKYIEYKANLYLDIMNHNIPDSTNPGTWSVSDLEPQEEKSL comes from the coding sequence CATACTATTAGATACTATACAGATATGGGATTAGTACCTACTTTAAAACGTGATAAGAATGGAAATAGAATCTTTGATGAGCAATCTAAGAATTGGTTAATTGGAATAAAAAATCTTAGGGGTTCTGGAATGTCAATAAAAGCAATAAAGGATTATGTAGACTTGTGTTTACAGGGAGATTCCACTGTAGAAGAAAGATATAAAATTATTATTGAACAGAAGAAGAAGTTAGAAAAAAAGTTAAAAGAGATGAATGAAAGATATAAGTATATTGAGTATAAAGCAAATTTGTATCTTGATATTATGAATCATAATATACCAGATAGCACTAATCCTGGAACATGGAGTGTTTCTGATTTAGAGCCACAAGAGGAAAAATCATTGTAG
- a CDS encoding helix-turn-helix domain-containing protein, with protein sequence MSLGEKIKKLRKENNLSQEQLAEKLNVSRQAISKWEANKAYPDIENLILLRKIFDVTLDDLIIDENNIKSENINKSIESGNNDNSDDNDKWYNIKLNNTQKDDEDDEEEDLWVNLILGGFIIGTAVGTVTGNFMWACAGSFIGMGMGYILESIKQK encoded by the coding sequence TTGAGCTTAGGAGAGAAGATAAAAAAGTTAAGAAAAGAGAATAACTTATCCCAAGAACAATTAGCTGAAAAGTTAAATGTATCTAGACAAGCCATATCAAAATGGGAAGCTAACAAAGCATATCCAGACATAGAAAATTTAATATTGTTAAGAAAAATCTTTGATGTTACTTTAGATGATTTAATTATTGATGAAAATAATATAAAAAGTGAAAATATAAATAAATCTATTGAATCAGGTAATAATGACAACTCAGATGATAATGACAAATGGTATAATATAAAACTTAATAATACTCAAAAAGATGATGAAGATGATGAAGAAGAGGATTTATGGGTTAATTTGATTCTAGGAGGATTTATAATTGGAACTGCAGTTGGAACTGTAACCGGAAATTTTATGTGGGCTTGTGCAGGCAGTTTTATAGGAATGGGAATGGGCTATATATTAGAATCAATTAAGCAAAAATGA
- a CDS encoding IS256 family transposase: MKDQREIIIPDLDYQAEVRKCKTMEDVVGKNGLMQKLFKDIIQQLLEAEMEEHLGRERHERSNEANPNYRNGYSSKTIESSFGEVGLDIPRDRKAQFEPKVVKKYETVCNELDKKIIGLYACGMSVRDIQSEMEELYGIDVSPAMISKITDKVVEAAAEWQSRELDEIYPIVYMDAMHFKVRDDNKIVSKAAYICMALDMKGKKDILGIWIGESEGAKFWLSVCNDLKNRGVDDILIACMDGLKGLPEAIKTVYPDVSIQTCIVHQIRNSLKYIASKDQREFMKDLKSVYRAFNEETALKNLDILKEKWYSKYSVVIDSWYNNWSNLNTYFEYPHEIRRIIYTTNALEGFNRQLRKYTKVRTVFPTDESLRKSLYLSTMKIMEKWTSPNQNWASTLGQLTIMFGERIPNSYTI, encoded by the coding sequence ATGAAAGATCAAAGAGAAATAATTATTCCAGATTTAGACTACCAAGCTGAAGTAAGAAAATGTAAAACCATGGAAGATGTAGTTGGTAAAAATGGATTAATGCAAAAGCTGTTCAAAGATATTATCCAACAATTGCTAGAAGCAGAAATGGAAGAACATCTGGGAAGAGAAAGGCATGAAAGAAGTAATGAAGCTAATCCAAACTATAGGAATGGATATAGTTCTAAGACTATTGAAAGTAGTTTTGGTGAAGTTGGCCTAGATATACCAAGAGATAGAAAAGCACAATTTGAACCGAAGGTTGTTAAAAAGTATGAAACTGTATGTAATGAACTAGATAAAAAAATAATAGGTCTTTATGCCTGTGGTATGAGTGTAAGAGATATCCAATCTGAAATGGAAGAACTATATGGCATTGATGTGTCTCCTGCAATGATATCTAAGATAACAGATAAGGTTGTAGAGGCTGCCGCCGAATGGCAAAGCAGAGAACTTGATGAAATATACCCAATCGTATATATGGATGCTATGCATTTTAAAGTAAGAGATGATAATAAAATAGTTTCAAAGGCAGCATATATATGTATGGCTTTAGATATGAAAGGAAAAAAAGATATATTAGGTATTTGGATTGGTGAATCAGAAGGCGCAAAATTTTGGCTATCAGTTTGTAATGATTTGAAAAATAGAGGCGTAGATGATATTTTAATTGCATGTATGGATGGTTTAAAAGGTCTACCTGAAGCAATTAAAACTGTATATCCAGATGTAAGTATTCAAACTTGTATAGTTCATCAAATTAGAAACTCTCTTAAATATATAGCATCAAAAGATCAGAGAGAGTTTATGAAAGATTTAAAAAGTGTTTATAGGGCATTTAACGAAGAAACAGCACTTAAAAATTTAGATATTCTTAAGGAGAAATGGTATTCAAAATATTCTGTTGTAATAGATTCATGGTACAATAACTGGAGTAATCTGAATACGTATTTTGAATATCCACATGAAATTAGAAGAATTATTTATACTACAAATGCTCTTGAGGGATTTAATAGACAGTTAAGAAAATATACTAAGGTAAGAACTGTATTTCCAACAGATGAGTCACTAAGAAAATCACTATATTTATCTACCATGAAAATTATGGAGAAATGGACCTCTCCAAACCAAAATTGGGCGTCTACTTTAGGACAGCTTACAATTATGTTTGGAGAAAGGATACCTAACTCTTACACAATATAA